One Desulfomicrobium macestii genomic window, GAGAAAAGAGCAGAGTTGATTCGGTCAAGATCAACCGACGAAGCCGCGCCAGCGTTGACACTGAGGTCATTTTGTAGCATATTTATTACACCTTGATCGTAGAGGTTAAGTTAATACCCGGTGCGCCGGGGTGCGGGTTTGGTGTTCCAGCACCAAGCCCTTTTTTTTAGGCATCATCATTGCTCGTAGCGGGGCTCTACCCTGCTACTCTCCAGGAACAGATCTAAGTCAGCTTTGTCGTACCGTACTGTCCTGGAGCTCGGATATTTCACATACCGCGGTCCGCGCGATTTAGTTCGCCAAAATCGCAAGGTTGCGACTTTCATTCCCAAGTAATCTGCTGCCTGGTGCTCATTCCACATCCTTTCTGTCTCCTTCTGTGTACTGACCATTTTTAAGCTCCTTAAC contains:
- a CDS encoding helix-turn-helix transcriptional regulator, producing MVSTQKETERMWNEHQAADYLGMKVATLRFWRTKSRGPRYVKYPSSRTVRYDKADLDLFLESSRVEPRYEQ